Part of the Natrononativus amylolyticus genome, ATCTGACCGAGCATGTCCTGAACGACCTCGCCGACGCTCGAGTAGGGGTCCATTTCGAACGCGAAGAACGAAAGCTCGAGGGGCTCGCCATCCCGCTCTCGGGTCTCTCCTTCTCCGTCGTTCTCCCAGCCGGCGTCGTCGAGCAATTCGCGAGCGGCGTCGGGATCGTACTCATGACCGACGTCTCGGGCGGTCTCTTCGTCCATCGCACCGACCGCAACGTGTGGTGAGATGCTGTAGATTGGGTACGCCTCGTCGTTGACCGCCGCCGTAATGATCGCATCTCTGTCGACGCCATACGCGATCGCTTCCCTGACCTCTAACTCGTCAGTCGGCGGTGTTTCGACGTTCAAGACGAGGTAGTGTGGGTGAGCGTCGTCGACGCGAGTAATGTCGGTATTGTCGTGGTCTTCAACGTCGCCCGTGTCACTCGGAGACACCCACAGACTCGCATCGGCTGCCCCGACGGTAACTTCGTTGAGTAGCGTCGTCGGCTCCGGGACAATTCGAACGTGATACTCCTCGAAGTTTACCGGGCCCTGATTTCGAATGAAATCAGGGCCCCTGTCATAATCGTCGTTACGAACGTATACGATCTCTTCGTCCCTCGCCCACTCTTCTAACTCGAGTGGGCCACTCCCGACAATAGTCTCCTGTCCGTACTCGTCACCCGCGTCCTCAACCGCTTCCCGCGAGGCGAACCCCATGTGCACGTTCGAGAGATAGAAAGTAAACAGGGGGTGCGGTTCGTCGAAGTGAAACGTCAGTTCGTGGTCTCCTGTCTCCTCAATCGAATCGAGCGAGCCGAACTGCCAAGCGTTCGGTGAATTCTCGTGGGCGCGCTCGAGGTTCCATTTGGCGACGTCGGCGGTAAGATCGGTGCCATCGTGGAACTCGACACCTTCCTCGAAGG contains:
- a CDS encoding ABC transporter substrate-binding protein, with protein sequence MAYGGRNTLTRRTVVQTIGAGGVLALAGCMGDENGETGDDDGSGEDPTVFIDALDSDPGTLDIHTAVRVPEMMCLSPVHERLFTIDHDFEPVPQLATEYESNDDNTEYTIAFEEGVEFHDGTDLTADVAKWNLERAHENSPNAWQFGSLDSIEETGDHELTFHFDEPHPLFTFYLSNVHMGFASREAVEDAGDEYGQETIVGSGPLELEEWARDEEIVYVRNDDYDRGPDFIRNQGPVNFEEYHVRIVPEPTTLLNEVTVGAADASLWVSPSDTGDVEDHDNTDITRVDDAHPHYLVLNVETPPTDELEVREAIAYGVDRDAIITAAVNDEAYPIYSISPHVAVGAMDEETARDVGHEYDPDAARELLDDAGWENDGEGETRERDGEPLELSFFAFEMDPYSSVGEVVQDMLGQIGFDVNLEILESGLLYDRVEGLEHNLLTMALGSGHLAINTLESGFHSDNHNADEGGNNFSMWRNEEFDDRIDSAFIEPDDDEQEEDLLRAQEIILEEVPAVPLLGYRKFYSHKNEISAEGFLEHPWWGDVHRYHTHVLDVDRS